The Nocardia sp. NBC_01329 sequence CCGCCAGGTCGGCTCGCTGTTCGGCGAGTGGACGCGGCGCGCCCGCTTCGATATCGGAATCGCGCAGAGCCGCACTGGCGTACTGCGGAGTCTCCACCCCGGTATGCGCCCAGAGCAGCAGGTTGACCAGACCGTCGGCATTGCGGGACAGGTGGGTCAGGACGTGACCGCGGGTCCAGCCCGGTAGCGACGAAGCCGCGGCGACGGCCGCATCGTCCAGGGTGTCGACGGTGGCGAGGAGTTCACGGGTGGCATCGTTGACCGCCTGCATCCGCGCAGTGAGCAGTTCGATGAAATCGCTGGGCACGGAACCAACCCTACGTCCGCGATACGACTACATCCCAGTGGTTCCCGGGCCGGGTCCGGTGCTCAGAGCCGACTGCACCCGGTCAGCGGCCAGACGTGGATCCTCGTGTTCCCAGATCCGGATCACCTGCCAGCCCGCCGCCCGCAATGCGGCGTCGGTGGCCCGGTCCCGGGCCACATTGCCGGCCAGTTTCTCCGCCCACCACACGGCGTTGTTCTTCGGGTCGGTGGCATGGTCGGGGCATCGATGCCAGAAGCAACCGTCCACGTATATCGCGATCCGCCGGCGTGGGAATACCAGATCCGCCCGCCGCCGCTGCCCGCGAATGGGTGGGCGATCCACGAAATAGCGCAGTCCACGCCGATGCAGTTCCCGGCGCAGGGCGAGTTCGGGTGCGGTGTGCGCGCGCCGCTGCCGCGACATCCGCGCACTGGTCACCGCGTCGGTGGACGGTCGCCGGGAACTCGGGACCGGAGATTCACCGGTCATGCCGCCCAGCCACCCATCCGATCGAGATGGGCCTGCACATCGTCGAGGAAACCGGTCGGGAAGCGCAGCGACCCCATCCCGGTGCGCCGCAGAAAGCCCGCGGTCGCCCGCGCCGAGAGCAACTGGGTATCGCCGAGAAAGAAGCGCAGGTCCTCGTAGGATCTGTGCACGGGCCAGGGCGAGAGCGGTACCTCGAACGCCTCGCCCGCACGACCCCACGCCGCCCCCGGCCACGGGCTGCCGGGCGGCAGCGGGATATGGCCCGGGATCGGCTCGCCCGGGTCCCGCAGCCGGGACCCCACCCACGCCGCCATCCGCACACTGACCGCGTTACCCACCAGCTTCCAGCGCTGCCCCGGCCGGAACCCCGGCGTGCCCAGCGCCGGTTCGGTCCATCCGGCGGCGAACCCCTGTAGCCGCTCGCCATCGGTGATCCCCGGCGTGACTATCTCCCCCGACGGCAACCGGATCGCCGGCGGACTGGCGATCCCCAACCCTGACCCGCCCTTGAGCGTGGGGACGGCGTTGACCACCCACCCCAGCCCCCGCACGCCCTCTGTCCAGTAGAACCCGCACGGATCGTATTCCGGGGATCCGAGCAGGCGGGGCCCGGCATCATCGGCGAACAGCACCGGCCGCGGATCCTCGGTGCGCGAGGCCAGCATGAGCACTCGGTTGCGTCGTTGCGGCAATCCGAAAGCCCGGGCGTCCACCACCCGATAGGCCCAGGTGTAGCCGAGTTCGTCGAGCGCCGCGGTGATATGACGCATGGCCGCGCCCCGGCCGAGCTGCAGCATGAACGGCACATTCTCGATCAGCAGCCAGCGCGGACCGCGTTTGCGCCGGACCAACCGGAACACATGATCGACCAGGCTCGACCGGGTTCCGGTGATACCGGCGGTCCGGCCCGCCTGCGACAGGTCCTGGCACGGGAAACCCGCCGCGACCAGCTCGGTGTCCGGCGGTAGCGCACGCAGCCGGGTGATATCGGTATGCAGTTCGGCATCGGGGAACCGGGCCGCCAGCACCGCCCGCGCCCCGGGTTCGATCTCGCAGAGCAGAGTCGAATGCCAGCCGTGCGCCGCCAAACCGAGTTCCAGTCCTCCGATCCCGGCGAAAAGTCCCACCATCCGCGCGCCCGTCACGAGGTCCTCTCCATCCGGTCCGGCTCCCGAAAGGAGGTTACTCCGCGTATCAAGGCGGCCCGACAGGTCACGGTGCCCGCCCACACGCCGGGGAAACGGCCCCGCACCGGAAGGCGGTGACGAGGGTGAGATCGGCCACCGCGGTGTCGGCATCCGCCCCGCGAGTCGAACACCACCGATCGAGAGCCTCTCAGGGACAACAGCATAGAACCCGCTGGTCACATGGTTTATCACGGGCACTTTCACGTACCCGGTCCGCGTGGAGGGTTCTGGCAGGATGGGCGCCATGAATTTTCGCGTCGGCCTGGCCACCGTGGTCTCGGGTGCTCTCGCACTCTCCGGTGCGATCTTGCCCGGCGCCGCGGTAGCCGGCCCCGGACCGCTGCACGCCGCGCCCGCACGACCCGACACCGGCTCCGCCGAGGACCCGGGACCGGTGGAGCCGGCCGAACCGGTCCGGGCACCGCACGCCGCGATCATCGGCGTCCAGCCCGTGAACGAACGCCTGATGCGGGTGTTCGTGGATTCACCGGCCATGCATCGAACGGTCCAGGTGCTGGTACTGCTACCGGCGGACCGCAGCACACCGCGCCCCACCGTCTATATGCTCGACGGCCGCAGTACCCAGCCCGACAGCAACAACTGGCTCGACCGGGGCGACGCCGCCCGGTTCTACGCCGACAAACAGGTCAATGTGGTGTTCACCGTCGGCGGGCCCGCCAGCTTCTACACCGATTGGCAGCGTCCCGACCCGGTACTCGGCGTCAACAAATGGGAAACCTTCCTCACCGAGGAGTTGCCGCCGCTGCTGGACGCCGAATTCTCCGGGAACGGCCGCAATGCGGTGACCGGTACCTCGATGGGCGCCGAGGCGGCGATGATGCTCGCCATCCGCAGGCCCGACCTGTACTCGGCCGTCGGCGCGCACAGCGGATGCTTCTCGACCGGGACCGATCTCGGCCAGGCCCAGGCGCGCGTCGTGGTCTCGACTTACAAGGGCGACCCCGAGAACATGTTCGGTGCTCCCGAGGACCCCGCCTGGCTGGCCCACGATGTGACCCTGCACGCCGCCGCGCTGCGCGGTAAGGCGCTCTACCTGTCGGTGGGCAGCGGCCGCCCCGGTGTCCACGACACCCTGGCGAATCCGGAAACTCCCACCAGCGTGCTCATGGGCGGCCCGCTGGAGGCCGCCACCGATTTCTGCACCCGCCGCCTGGCGCAGCGCCTCGACACCCTCGGGATCCACTACACGGCCCACTTCCGCCCGGACGGCACCCATTCGTGGCCGTACTGGGCCGACGAGCTGGTCGCCTCCTGGCCCACCATCGCCGGTGGGCTCGGAATCGACTGATCCGCGGGTTACTCGCCGCCCGCGAACCGGGCTGCGGTGTCGGGGGCGGTCGCGAAGTCCAGGAACAGATCGTTCTCGTGCGGGTCCCCCGCGGTGACCCGCACTCCTTCGCCGGCGAAGGGCCGGATGATCACCCCGGCCGCCGCACTCGCCTCCGCGAAATCGACGGTCGTCGGGCCCAGGGTCATCCACAGGAAATTCGATTCACTCACCGGCACCCGATAGCCGGCCGTGAGCAGCGCGGTACGCATCCGCTCGCGCTCGGCGATCACCGCCTCGGTGCGGTCGAGCAGCTCGTGCCGAGCCTCCAGGGAGGCGATCGCCGCGGCCTGCGCCACCCGGCTCACACTGAACGGGATATGCACCTTGAGCAGTGCCGCTATCACCTCCGGGGCACCCACCGCGTACCCCACCCGGAGCCCGGCCAGCCCGTAGGCCTTCGAGAAGGTACGTAGTACAACCACATTCGGCCGATTCCGGGCCAGCTCCACCCCGTCGGGATGGTCACCGGGTGTCATCCGCAGATATTCGTAGTACGCCTCGTCCAGCGCGACCAGGACATTGCCGGGCACCCGGTCCAGGAACCGCTCCAGCTCGGCCCGGCCGACAGCGGTCCCGGTCGGGTTGTTCGGATTGCAGACGAACACCAGCCGGGTCCGGTCGGTGATCGCGGCGGCCAGCGCATCCAGATCGTGGACTTCGTCGGTCAGCGGCACGGTCACCGCGGTCGCGTTGCCGACCTGGGTGATGATCGGATACGCCTCGAACGAACGCCACGCGTAGAGCACTTCGTCGGCCGGATCCGCGCAGGTGATCTGCACCAGTTCCTGGCACAGTGCCACGCTCCCGCAGCCGACGGCGATATTCGCCGGCTCGACGCCCAGAAACTCCGCGAGCGCCGCCCGCAGTTCGCCGGACTGATTGTCCGGATAGCGGTTGGCGAGCTCGACCGCCTCGGCGATGGCTTTGCTCGCGGCGGGCAGCGGACCGACGGTGGTCTCGTTGCTCGCCAGCTTGACCGCGCCGGGATGGCTGCGGCCGGGAACGTACGCCGGAATGGAATCGAGGTCCGGCCGGATGTGCGCGGTCACGTGACGAGCTTAGTTCCGGTCTCGATCGAGCCACGTTCGGGCTGCTCAACTGCTAATTCTCCCCGGACCCGGGATATCGCCCTACGCTGGGAACATGTCGGGCACTTATGACGATATCGCGCTGCTGCGGCGCGGCGAAGCGGCAGCGAACGGACACGACCAGGAGCCGACAGGCGCTACCGCCAGCGCGAAAGCCGACGAACATGTGCCCATCACCGTTATCGAACCGGACGGGTTCGCGCGAGGCGGCATCGTGTTGTTGCACGAGGCGCGGGCATTCACCGGATCGTTGCTGGAATTCATGCACGCCCTCGCGGGCGAGGGTTGGCTGGTCGTCGCACCGAACCTCTTCCATCGGGCGACGGCGTCGTCGACCGGGGTGTACGGCAACGAACTCTTCGAGGATTTCGACGCCTGCTTCGACTGGCTCACCCACCGCGGGGTCTTCCCGGACTGCATCGGCGTCCTCGGTTTCGACACGGCCGGCACCGCGGCCTTCCTGGTAGCCACCAACCGCCCTGTCGGCGCCGCGGTGAGCGTCGGCGCCCACGGGATCGCCGACCCCATCACCGAGCAGGCCGAAGCGCTGGTGGTCGCCGCACCCCGCCTACAGGCCCCCTGGCTGGGTCTGTTCGGCGCCGAACCCGACACCTCCGCCGCCGATGTCGACTCGCTCCGCGACGCCACCGCCCGGGCCGCGGTCGCCAACCTCGTCATCACCTACCCGGGTCTGTTGCACCGAGCCGACAACCGAGCAGGCGACGAGGACGAGGCCGACGATCTGGTGGATTCCCGAACCCGCATTTTCGACTGGTTCGACAGCCACCTACGCTGATCCACCAGCCGTTTTGCAGTTTCTGGGCAAGCTCAGGTAGCCTTTCTGCTCGGCGGTTCGAAAGGACCGGTGCCCTCGAAGAGAAGGCTCCAGGAGGCGTGCCAGAGCGGCCGAATGGGACTCACTGCTAATGAGTTGTCCCTTCACGGGGACCGGAGGTTCAAATCCTCTCGCCTCCGCCACGCCCGGGAAACCGGGCGACAACTGAATATGCGCATGCGCCCGTAGCTCAACGGATAGAGCATCTGACTACGGATCAGAAGGTTAGGGGTTCGAATCCCTTCGGGCGCACAGAGATCGGCCTCCGGCCCGCGAAAGCGGTTCGGGGGCCGATCGGCATTCTCGATGAAGAGATCGAAATCCCGTACTTTGCCCGTACGAACGGGCCGGGATACTGGATTGCCGAGGCAGACCCGGCAGCTGCTCGACAGACAGTTACCGGGGTACCCGACGGATCACATCGACTGGGTGGTTCTTACTACCCACCCCCGGGAACCTGGAGCACCGCCGATGAAGTACACCGTCTCGATCGAGATCGCCCTGCCGCGGGAGAGGGCGGCCCAG is a genomic window containing:
- the hisC gene encoding histidinol-phosphate transaminase, with translation MTAHIRPDLDSIPAYVPGRSHPGAVKLASNETTVGPLPAASKAIAEAVELANRYPDNQSGELRAALAEFLGVEPANIAVGCGSVALCQELVQITCADPADEVLYAWRSFEAYPIITQVGNATAVTVPLTDEVHDLDALAAAITDRTRLVFVCNPNNPTGTAVGRAELERFLDRVPGNVLVALDEAYYEYLRMTPGDHPDGVELARNRPNVVVLRTFSKAYGLAGLRVGYAVGAPEVIAALLKVHIPFSVSRVAQAAAIASLEARHELLDRTEAVIAERERMRTALLTAGYRVPVSESNFLWMTLGPTTVDFAEASAAAGVIIRPFAGEGVRVTAGDPHENDLFLDFATAPDTAARFAGGE
- a CDS encoding dienelactone hydrolase family protein, whose translation is MSGTYDDIALLRRGEAAANGHDQEPTGATASAKADEHVPITVIEPDGFARGGIVLLHEARAFTGSLLEFMHALAGEGWLVVAPNLFHRATASSTGVYGNELFEDFDACFDWLTHRGVFPDCIGVLGFDTAGTAAFLVATNRPVGAAVSVGAHGIADPITEQAEALVVAAPRLQAPWLGLFGAEPDTSAADVDSLRDATARAAVANLVITYPGLLHRADNRAGDEDEADDLVDSRTRIFDWFDSHLR
- a CDS encoding very short patch repair endonuclease, which codes for MTGESPVPSSRRPSTDAVTSARMSRQRRAHTAPELALRRELHRRGLRYFVDRPPIRGQRRRADLVFPRRRIAIYVDGCFWHRCPDHATDPKNNAVWWAEKLAGNVARDRATDAALRAAGWQVIRIWEHEDPRLAADRVQSALSTGPGPGTTGM
- a CDS encoding DNA cytosine methyltransferase produces the protein MVGLFAGIGGLELGLAAHGWHSTLLCEIEPGARAVLAARFPDAELHTDITRLRALPPDTELVAAGFPCQDLSQAGRTAGITGTRSSLVDHVFRLVRRKRGPRWLLIENVPFMLQLGRGAAMRHITAALDELGYTWAYRVVDARAFGLPQRRNRVLMLASRTEDPRPVLFADDAGPRLLGSPEYDPCGFYWTEGVRGLGWVVNAVPTLKGGSGLGIASPPAIRLPSGEIVTPGITDGERLQGFAAGWTEPALGTPGFRPGQRWKLVGNAVSVRMAAWVGSRLRDPGEPIPGHIPLPPGSPWPGAAWGRAGEAFEVPLSPWPVHRSYEDLRFFLGDTQLLSARATAGFLRRTGMGSLRFPTGFLDDVQAHLDRMGGWAA
- a CDS encoding alpha/beta hydrolase → MNFRVGLATVVSGALALSGAILPGAAVAGPGPLHAAPARPDTGSAEDPGPVEPAEPVRAPHAAIIGVQPVNERLMRVFVDSPAMHRTVQVLVLLPADRSTPRPTVYMLDGRSTQPDSNNWLDRGDAARFYADKQVNVVFTVGGPASFYTDWQRPDPVLGVNKWETFLTEELPPLLDAEFSGNGRNAVTGTSMGAEAAMMLAIRRPDLYSAVGAHSGCFSTGTDLGQAQARVVVSTYKGDPENMFGAPEDPAWLAHDVTLHAAALRGKALYLSVGSGRPGVHDTLANPETPTSVLMGGPLEAATDFCTRRLAQRLDTLGIHYTAHFRPDGTHSWPYWADELVASWPTIAGGLGID